In Ostrea edulis chromosome 6, xbOstEdul1.1, whole genome shotgun sequence, a single window of DNA contains:
- the LOC130046974 gene encoding uncharacterized protein LOC130046974, with amino-acid sequence MVVFLQIFILYAFYLKWTVCAKEGVCSIGDSNKTKECCSSYRKIKGECIECVGFFGDNCEKQCVDGYFGKSCKEACNCTNSETCNQYVGCIETKSKIDSEKAETTTDNKEACPLVRLMVPAITTLPILSFIMCFMICLYRTRRQGKYKVDNAMKMKSIPQKKSQNIQLIRYISNAHEHRQYSDIDITKYTYNREFEKHVTHDYSRIIFPKFTSVDIPADQYSTAIIRNPHVLEDGESGSSTDTSDGGNMQERLRHPSTDQRSAQNSRPYSLVHPEWI; translated from the exons ATGGTCGTTTTTCTGCAGATTTTCATATTATATGCATTTTATCTAAAATGGACTGTTTGTGCAAAAGAAGGAGTATGCTCTATAGGAGATTCAAA TAAGACAAAAGAATGTTGTTCGAGCTACAGAAAAATAAAAGGTGAATGCATTG AGTGTGTTGGTTTCTTCGGAGATAATTGCGAAAAACAATGTGTGGATGGATATTTCGGAAAATCGTGTAAAGAGGCTTGTAACTGTACAAACTCAGAAACCTGTAATCAGTACGTCGGGTGCATCGAAACCAAAAGTAAAA TAGATTCGGAAAAGGCAGAAACTACGACAGACAACAAAGAAGCATGCCCGCTTGTTAGACTAATGGTTCCTGCAATAACGACTCTGCCTATTCTAAGTTTCATCATGTGTTTTATGATCTGCTTATATAG AACACGAAGACAAGGAAAGTATAAAGTGGACAACGCCATGAAAATGAAGTCAATCCCACAGAAAAAGTCACAAAACATTCAGTTGATTCGTTACATCAGCAATGCACACGAACATAGACAATACAGTGACATCGATATTACGAAATACACGTATAATAGAGAATTTGAAAAGCACGTGACACATGACTACAGTCGAATCATATTCCCTAAATTTACGTCAGTGGATATCCCAGCAGACCAGTACAGTACGGCCATAATACGTAATCCACATGTACTGGAGGATGGAGAAAGTGGAAGTAGCACAGACACTTCTGATGGAGGAAATATGCAAGAACGTTTGAGACACCCCTCCACTGACCAACGTAGTGCACAAAACTCCAGACCTTATAGTCTAGTTCACCCCGAATGGATTTGA
- the LOC130046975 gene encoding uncharacterized protein LOC130046975 isoform X1, with product MVVFLQIFILHAFYIKWIVCEKEGVCLEGDSNNTKYCCSGYRKIEGECTECVGFFGDNCDKQCVNGYFGKSCREACNCTKSETCNQYVGCIEPKSKNSKNAQTTTDNKGPCPFVSLMVPAITTLLILSFIMCFMICLYRIRREGKYKVDKAMKMKSIPQKKSQNIQLIRYTSNVHEYRQYSDIDITKYTYNREFEKHVTHDYSRIIFPKFTSVDIPADQYSTTIIRNPHVLVDEESGSSTDTSDGGNIKKTHPSNDERSGKNSRPYSVVHPNGFDFTI from the exons ATGGTCGTTTTTCTGCAGATTTTCATATTGCATGCATTTTATATAAAATGGATTGTTTGTGAAAAAGAAGGAGTATGTTTGGAAGGAGATTCAAA taatacaaaatattgttgttCCGGTTACAGAAAAATAGAGGGTGAATGCACTG AATGTGTTGGTTTCTTCGGAGACAATTGCGATAAACAATGTGTGAATGGATATTTCGGAAAATCGTGTAGAGAGGCTTGCAACTGTACTAAATCAGAAACCTGTAATCAGTACGTCGGATGCATCGAACCCAAAAGTAAAA ATTCCAAAAACGCACAAACTACGACAGACAACAAAGGACCATGCCCGTTTGTTAGTCTAATGGTTCCTGCAATAACGACTTTGTTGATTCTAAGTTTCATCATGTGTTTTATGATCTGCTTATATAG AATACGAAGAGAAGGAAAGTATAAAGTGGACAAAGCCATGAAAATGAAGTCAATCCCACAGAAAAAGTCACAAAACATTCAGTTGATTCGTTACACGAGCAATGTACACGAATATAGACAATACAGTGACATCGATATTACGAAATACACATATAATAGAGAATTTGAAAAGCATGTGACACATGACTACAGTCGAATCATATTCCCTAAATTTACATCAGTGGATATTCCAGCAGACCAGTACAGTACGACCATAATACGTAATCCACATGTACTGGTGGATGAAGAAAGTGGAAGTAGCACAGACACTTCTGATGGgggaaatattaaaaaaacacaTCCCTCCAATGATGAACGTAGTGGAAAAAACTCGAGACCTTATAGTGTAGTTCACCCGAATGGATTTGATTTTACCATCTAG
- the LOC130046975 gene encoding uncharacterized protein LOC130046975 isoform X2: MVVFLQIFILHAFYIKWIVCEKEGVCLEGDSNNTKYCCSGYRKIEGECTECVGFFGDNCDKQCVNGYFGKSCREACNCTKSETCNQYVGCIEPKSKNNKGPCPFVSLMVPAITTLLILSFIMCFMICLYRIRREGKYKVDKAMKMKSIPQKKSQNIQLIRYTSNVHEYRQYSDIDITKYTYNREFEKHVTHDYSRIIFPKFTSVDIPADQYSTTIIRNPHVLVDEESGSSTDTSDGGNIKKTHPSNDERSGKNSRPYSVVHPNGFDFTI; encoded by the exons ATGGTCGTTTTTCTGCAGATTTTCATATTGCATGCATTTTATATAAAATGGATTGTTTGTGAAAAAGAAGGAGTATGTTTGGAAGGAGATTCAAA taatacaaaatattgttgttCCGGTTACAGAAAAATAGAGGGTGAATGCACTG AATGTGTTGGTTTCTTCGGAGACAATTGCGATAAACAATGTGTGAATGGATATTTCGGAAAATCGTGTAGAGAGGCTTGCAACTGTACTAAATCAGAAACCTGTAATCAGTACGTCGGATGCATCGAACCCAAAAGTAAAA ACAACAAAGGACCATGCCCGTTTGTTAGTCTAATGGTTCCTGCAATAACGACTTTGTTGATTCTAAGTTTCATCATGTGTTTTATGATCTGCTTATATAG AATACGAAGAGAAGGAAAGTATAAAGTGGACAAAGCCATGAAAATGAAGTCAATCCCACAGAAAAAGTCACAAAACATTCAGTTGATTCGTTACACGAGCAATGTACACGAATATAGACAATACAGTGACATCGATATTACGAAATACACATATAATAGAGAATTTGAAAAGCATGTGACACATGACTACAGTCGAATCATATTCCCTAAATTTACATCAGTGGATATTCCAGCAGACCAGTACAGTACGACCATAATACGTAATCCACATGTACTGGTGGATGAAGAAAGTGGAAGTAGCACAGACACTTCTGATGGgggaaatattaaaaaaacacaTCCCTCCAATGATGAACGTAGTGGAAAAAACTCGAGACCTTATAGTGTAGTTCACCCGAATGGATTTGATTTTACCATCTAG